AAAGGTTTATGGGAGAACATTGCTCCTTAACCGCCTTGTATCAATGTAATGTTacaatattatgttatttgttattgACTTATATGTAACgttcatatttattttgtgttgcGTACATGCTATTTTTAATCCTACCAAATTAAtctaaatttgtttcatttggaCAGCGTCATGGTGACACCGCCAAGGTCCCCTCCATAGTCAGATGGTAATTCAGAGCCACAACCTAAGAAGACACGACAAAGCACATGTCTTAGAAGGCTGACTTTAAGAAGTTTAGATCAGCCTAGACCAATAGTTAATGTGGATCCTGCAACTGGAAGAGCATTAGGCCCAGAGAAGCAAAAGTTCCACAGTTTTTTAGGGGTTGTAGCTCGAGAAAAGATCCCCATTGTCCACAGCAATTGGAAAAATGTGCCAGAAACTCTTAAGGACATGGTATGGGGGGACATTTTGGTAAGTCACATTAACAGTTTGATGCATTCAAACATTgagtttattttcaaaaaaatgtttacatgCACTAAAATTGACATGATGAATATGTAATGCAGGctaaatttgatatcccagaagcTGAAAAGGCCAAGAAAAAAGTAATGTCCACGGTGGGCActagatggaggcaatttaagtcttCGCTAACCACTAAATTTGTCTATGCTGGCACAAGAGCCGGACAGGAAGAAAATCCTTCAGCAAAATATGGTATGGATAAACAAACTTGGGACGAATTTGTTGCAAGTCGCAAGACCCCGGATTGGCAGGTAACATGTTTGttcaatttagtttaaatttctttagaaatgtgcatttttaacaattaaataaatgcaAATAATATATTGTCAATGACAGGAAATTCGGAAAAAGGCAAAGGAGAGTAAAAAATACAATGACTGCCCCCACGTACTGTCTGGTGGGGGTTATGACTTGCTTGAGAAAAAATTGTTAGATgagaaaacaaagcaaagaCAACAGCATACACTTTTGACTGAGAATCCATTGTTTGATCTGGAGGAGCCGCCATCTCCCATTAAAAGGCACGGGAAGTGGAAAATGGCTAGAACCAAACGATATGGCCAGATGACATCAAAGGCAGCAAAAGAAATTTCGGATAGAATTGTGAGTTGCAGCATGATTATAATCAATTTGGAActaatttttgtttgctttatAATTACTACCTCATTAACTCTTTCAATATGTTGTGCTTGTTTTAGGACTCGTTAGAAGAGCAGACGACACAGGGTAGTTTTGTTCCCCATGGTCAGGATGACATCTTGAATACGGCCATTGGCAAACCGGAACATCCAGGTCGAGTTCGTGCAGTGGGATCTGGTATGGCCCTTACTCAATTTTATGGTAGGGCAACACGTACGTCGAGTAGTTCCTCAACAACACTAATGCAGCAAGAGTGGGCTGACATTATTGGAAACATAAAGGAACAAGTAAGGAATGAATATGAAGAACAACACAATAAGAGTCTGGAGGAATTTAAGAAGGAGTTGTCTAGTCAGATCTTCATTCAATTGAGTCAGATGGGATCACAATACTCTCCCCTTATTGAGGTGGATTTACAGGCATTGGCTGCACGTCTTAGCACTAAAGGAAGTAATGTAGAAACTATTGATGTTGACCCATCAGGCGCAAAAATGTGAGCTTAAAACCCACTATGGGGTTATACGTGCAACAACAACATACTACAGTGTTGGTGGCCTTGGCGAAAATATGTGAGGGTGGATCTTCCATTCACAATGTCACTTATGCTGATGATGTTGTAAGGGTGAGTGTTGACAAAGTTATAGAAGGTGACGCCGAAGTGCCCTTCCCGACATCAGAGATTCAATATGTCAGGCAGGCTCTTCAAAAATTCATTGCATGGCCAACAAATCTTCTGAAAAAGTGTCACATGAGGTAAATTTGGTGTTATTATATTTGCTGCATGACATGTTTACATGAATATATGTTAGTTTGTGACATTATGtaaattgttgttttcattaCACATTTAGGAGTCCGATACTAGTCCAAAGAAACTTCCTGAAACAGATGAAAGGGGGACGAATGATTTTGACCATGATCCGTTGCGTCAACTGATTAAGAGCCTATATTTCATGTACGACACACCTGTTGAGTTGAAGTGGGATGGCAGCAAATTTGGGCTTTCAAATGTTGATGCTTCATTCTTCTTGACATTCTCTGATGTAAATGAAATAGTAGCTGGATACAAATGTTTGAACATATCTATACTACAGTTATGGATGCTGTAagtaaatttaatatgattcatTGATAAGTAGTATTTTGTATGCTATTCATCAGTAtcaatttttatgtatattttatcaAAGCAGGTTTTTGGATGAGTGGAGCTCAACTTTGGGTCATGCTTccgtgtatggattccttgagccacaaTCGATACACAATGCAAAGGATCGATGTGCTGAATGTGAGCATTACTTACAAGCATGGCTCAAGGAATCACAACGAGAGGTGTACCTAGGAGCTTACTTAAATCAGTAAGTACtattaattcaaatggttataaataATGTTGAAGTTCTACGTACCTAATACTTGTTTCTTGTAAGGGCCATTGGCAACTGGTAGTACTGTGTCTTGCGACCAATGTTGTTGCATGGTTTTGTTCGTTACGTAAGAAGCCTGATACTCATATCAAAACTGCAATTAACAAGTAAAGTTTTGTATTGTCCCTCATATCATGCAGTGTAATATTTTGTGTCAACCATTTGTTATCGTCGTATAGATGTTGATCATGCTATTATTATAAGCAGTGCAATGAAGTCAACGAACACAACCGCGGATGGTACAAATAATCCAGCCACTCCTAAGTGGATTGAAGTCAAGGTTAGTGATgcaattaatcattattttccaGTACTGATCTTCAAATGATAACCTCAATACAATTGTTAGAtcgaattattatttatattgaatgTAGAGCCATGTTCAAAGCGGGGGGTATGAGTGTGGCTACTAcgtgatgcattggatgtggaacaTCGTCAGTAGGGGTTTAAAGAATGATTGGAGCATGGTATGTTCGGTTTAACATCTTCAAATTACTATTTTAGTagtattttcattcattttacaTCTTCATTAAATACACCCTTTGTATTCTTCATATTTTGTAGTGGTTTCTTGATGGAACGGCGTTAGACAACGAAACAATTACAACGATTCGCCAGAAATGGGCAGCATATTTTCTTAAAGTTCAAAGCATTCAATGTACAAAGTCTTAGTTGACATAGGAAATTTTTTGGTTATTGTGAACATTACTGAGACAAATGTCACTATATTGGCTTGTATTTATTTggaaatatatttatgaaactTTGTGTTTTGTTGTCTCTACAAAATTGTTGGACTGAGAGAATGGaacttcttttaatttcttgtcattaatagcAGATGGAACGATATCAAGCAAGGGAAGACCCTTAGGTTTTGAATAATTACATTTTTGCTATACcgcttattctttttttttaataagatagcagacataaaattcacaaatttcTAACTGCTGTACATACTTATTCTTTTATAACTGTAAAGAAGCAATGATTCTTATTGGCAATGAGATTTCTTTGCCTCTATCAGATTTAGAGTGAATGATGGGGAGGACAGCTACACAACTCTTCCAAGAATAGACCCTTCTATGAGCTAAAGGATCCCGACACAACAtggtaattttacattttttatttatttgtgaatgagtttaatttttccttGTTGAGGCTTTTGCTTTGTAGGCAAAATAGCTGGCCCTAGGCAAACGACTCCAAGAAATTGCACAATGATTGGGttgtaattttagaaaatgtGAATATCCTTGGTGAAGTATCAAGAACATGAGTGAGGGAAGATAAATAAGGTTTTGCTTTGTCAAGTATAACCTGATGTTTTTAATGTGGAAACTTGAAATGCAGAAGGTATATATGATGCGCCATTTTGGAAAATTGGCTTTCACTTTATCATATGGATAAACTAACTTCAGTGGGAAATTTGTAAATTTGTTGTCTTGTTCCTCTGTTGAAGGAACctgaattgaatttaatttttgcaGGTGTAATTTAATTCTTGCAGGTTCATCATGCTCGGCGATTCTATGAAAATTTGGTACCAAGTTACACAGTATATGAGGTTGAGTGCCCAGACCATTCATTTCGTAAATTCACTGATGATGGCCAATACCTTATAAGTTTCAGCAGAAATCATCAGGAGTTGATTGTTTATAGGCCTAGATGGCTTTCTTTTTCATGCAAAGATGAAGATTGTGATAAACATGATTTGCCATCAAGAGCAAAGAGATTTGACAGTTTTTTCACCCAATTATATTGTGTAGCACttgcttcttgcaatgaacttATATGTAAAGATTTCTTTCTTTACATGGAGAGTAATCAATTTGGACTGTTTTCTACTTCAACGGCTCAAATTCATGATGCTCCTGCTGTTGGAGGAGTTGTCCAAGGTGTTCCTTCAATTGAGAAGATAACTTTCCACCTCTTGAGGTGCTTATTCATCTttctttatatttgattttttttaaatcttcaaAGTAACCAGAAAAATCATATTCTGATCACTCTGgatttatgtattttccccATTTCTCACATATTAAATTACTAAATTAGACTGGAAGATGGAGAGATCTTGGACAAGAAGGTCTTCAGTAATGACTTCGTTAATTTAACCCATAATATGGGTGTCTTCTTGTATGATGACCTATTGGCAATTGTATCACTTCGCTATCAAACTATACACATTCTTCAAATTAGAGACTCTAGGAACCTTGTTGATGTACGTGCTATTGGGGAATTCTGCCGCGAAGATGATGAGCTTTTTCTCAATTCAAATGCTCAGGTCAGTAAGCCTTTGGTATTGACTTTATTGTAATGTGTTTTGTGGAGCATACTATTACATATATTGTggtttttttgagaaaaagatgtaacattttttttctaattaaatattcttCCAAGATCTTGTGTCAGCTTAGTTGGTGGAACTGGGACATGCAACAATGGTGCATGGGTTCAAACTTCATAATTCACTCCACCCCGTTTCCCATTCTCTTACTCTCTCCCTCCTCTTGGGGCTTCCCCTGGGGTTTGCCTCAATAGTGGGTCCTCcctttaactaaaaaaaatctcttaatgATGTTTTTACAATTCACAGGCAAGCCTTGGTGCGACATTAGGTTGCTGCCTTGTGACTTAGAGCTCATTGGGTCAAATCCTAGAGTGTACATTTACCGTCCCTAGAACCCAGTAGGAGAGAGCCCTTGTGGACTGGGTCATCCTATAATGCTTTTACAATTCATTTTTGAAATCACTGCGATGCACCTTAGGAATGCTTTTCAATTCTGTTTTAGTGTTTCATGCTAATAATTTTGTGCTCATCTTTGATTGTCACTACTTCCTAATTATCCTCTATCAATTATGAAGCCATCCAAGCTCAATATTGATAATTCTGATGGTTTTGTGGCATATTTAAAGCACTAAACTCACAAATAAAGGCCAGTCACCAATCATTCTGACAGGGCATGGCATTGTCTGACAAAAATAAACAGCTTCAATTGCCTGGGAACCACATTGAAAATCACCTGCATCAAGGCCAGCCTAATCTGGGGAATTCTTTTCTAAGTGGTATAAAACAGCGATTGCTTTCATTCATATTCCAGGGACTATGGAATGAAGAAAGAGATGATACCTTGGTTGGTCTTCTAAATTAACTTCTTATTGTTGCacaatattttctttccatATTTTATATGGCTCTTCTATGTTGAACGTGTACAGTTCTTATGTTATCTTGGAAGGTTATAGCCTTATAGGGACATAGCGTATTTCATGATCCTGGTTCCTTTTTccgttttttctcttttatgctGAAAACTTTAGTTTCTTTCCTTCTGTTATTCACagcaaattattttaagattttgtgTCTTATATGCTATCACTACCCATGGACATTATTTCTTGCTGTACATCTATATTTCTGTGTCTTCACAGGCTGTACATGTGTGGGAAATGGAAATGCACTGGGTTTGTTGTCCAAAACAGTCAttgtcacacacacacacacacacttttgcaataaattaaaagaaattacagTGAAGGAATTATTGGTAAGAATATCTCCAATTTAAGAATGATTAACCACACAACCAGTTAATCATGTTCAAAGAGTGGTTACTGAATAATAACCTATTGACTTAATTGACCACTTGTATGCGTAATGATTCCTGAACTAGAAACATTTTTGCTATTCCTTCTCTGTAATTTTCCTTTGTTTGCATTTCCACATATCCCATCATTATTAGGAAATTGTCAAGCATGAGTATGTATATGGAAAATGAAATATTCTAAAATCTGAAATGGCAGGCCTATAGTTTGCAGCTATGCGGTTTGtaatgacaaaagaaatggtTCTTTGTGTATGAGCGTGTAGACAAGCATATATGTACCTTGTTAAATGCTTAACCTTACCCTGGCATTTTTCCTAATTactgttttgtaatttttgctGTCTTGATTTTCTGTGATTCTAAGTTATGGGTGTACAAGTTTTTGGCTGTTATGTATATGGCTTAAGCTCTGTATCTTtccaattcaaatttttttaatatgtaaaaattaattgttttgatGATTTTGCTTCATCTGTCAGAGGATCCAAAGGCTCAGGAAGAAATTTTACTTCCACTTTCAAGATTATGTTGATTTGATTATCTGGAAGGTAGGGTCTGACACTTTTTTATGCATCTTAAATGACTTTGTCACAGCTTTATCATCTCAAGAACATTTCACTAATGGTTTAAACCTTCTTTATGTTTTTCCCCTTTGTATACAATAATAAGGAATATAACAAGTTATATCTATTCAACTCATGGACAGGTGCAATTCTTGGACCGACACCATTTGCTAATCAAGTTTGGTAGTGTAGATGGAGGGGTGAGTTCTCTGTGtgtctttttccttttaacTCTTTATTCTCATTGTACCATTCACATCCCCtaagtgaaaaattaaaattact
The genomic region above belongs to Glycine max cultivar Williams 82 chromosome 14, Glycine_max_v4.0, whole genome shotgun sequence and contains:
- the LOC100785677 gene encoding light-mediated development protein DET1 codes for the protein MGLYVQQQHTTVLVALAKICEGGSSIHNVTYADDVVRVSVDKVIEGDAEVPFPTSEIQYESDTSPKKLPETDERGTNDFDHDPLRQLIKSLYFMYDTPVELKWDGSKFGLSNVDASFFLTFSDVNEIVAGYKCLNISILQLWMLFLDEWSSTLGHASVYGFLEPQSIHNAKDRCAEYVDHAIIISSAMKSTNTTADGTNNPATPKWIEVKSHVQSGGYECGYYVMHWMWNIVSRGLKNDWSMWFLDGTALDNETITTIRQKWAAYFLKVQSIQFLQVHHARRFYENLVPSYTVYEVECPDHSFRKFTDDGQYLISFSRNHQELIVYRPRWLSFSCKDEDCDKHDLPSRAKRFDSFFTQLYCVALASCNELICKDFFLYMESNQFGLFSTSTAQIHDAPAVGGVVQGVPSIEKITFHLLRLEDGEILDKKVFSNDFVNLTHNMGVFLYDDLLAIVSLRYQTIHILQIRDSRNLVDVRAIGEFCREDDELFLNSNAQGMALSDKNKQLQLPGNHIENHLHQGQPNLGNSFLSGIKQRLLSFIFQGLWNEERDDTLRIQRLRKKFYFHFQDYVDLIIWKVQFLDRHHLLIKFGSVDGGVSRNADHHPTFVVVYNMDTTEIVSFYQNSPDELYLLFEQFCDHFHATSRNSMYMNFISSHSNNIHALEQLWSIKDKASSSAQVVLIGEVIDEDVLHARVPFVACTQQCFAVKAGIDGLLDISRRAFCETSEGFIIRLLEFTFLSTV